The window TATTTTCTCAAGATATTCTCCAAATTGCTACCGATCCAATTGCCGGATTTAGGGTCATGCGTCCGCGCGTCGCCATTCTGGGACGCCATCACGACGGCACCTTGCGCGATATCAGCATCAATCCCCATCTGCCCACGGACGACCGGGTCATTGTCTTTCGCTTTGATGGTCAGCTCTTTTTTGCCAATACGAGCTATTTCGAAGATTCCATCCTGGCCGCTGTCTCCACCAAGCCCGAAGCGAGCCACATTCTGATCGTCGGTGACGGCATCAACCGCCTGGATGCCTCCGGAGAGGAAGTGATTCACCATGTCGTGGAACGCATGCGGAAAAATGGATGTGTTGTCATGTTTTCCGGCCTCAAAAAACAGGTCCTGGATGTCATGCGTCGTACCAGGC is drawn from Magnetococcales bacterium and contains these coding sequences:
- a CDS encoding sodium-independent anion transporter, with amino-acid sequence FSQDILQIATDPIAGFRVMRPRVAILGRHHDGTLRDISINPHLPTDDRVIVFRFDGQLFFANTSYFEDSILAAVSTKPEASHILIVGDGINRLDASGEEVIHHVVERMRKNGCVVMFSGLKKQVLDVMRRTRLFDQVGGDRNIFPDEYMALTVIYQQLNDAHHQPLLNG